In Streptomyces sp. DG2A-72, one genomic interval encodes:
- a CDS encoding cytochrome P450, producing MSCPALPDGFDFTDPDLLHHRVPLPEFAELRRAEPVRWIPQPSNLAGFQDEGYWAVTRHADVKYVSTHPELYSSYLNTAIIRFNEHIERDAIDAQRLILLNMDPPEHTRVRQIVQRVFTPRAIRALEDRLRARAGSIVAEARAHPGPFDFVTSVACELPLQAIAELIGIPQDDRAKIFDWSNKMISYDDPEYAITEEVGAQSATELIAYAMNMAADRKECPAKDIVTTLVSAEDEGNLRSDEFGFFVLMLAVAGNETTRNAITHGMHAFLTHPDQWDLYKAERPATAAEEIVRWATPVNSFQRTATQDTELGGKQIKKGDRVGIFYASANHDPEVFDNPDTFDITRDPNPHLGFGGGGPHYCLGKSLAVLEIDLIFNAIADAMPDLRLVGDPRRLRSAWINGVKELQVSLA from the coding sequence ATGTCCTGTCCAGCGCTTCCCGACGGGTTCGACTTCACCGACCCCGATCTGCTGCACCACCGAGTGCCCCTGCCGGAGTTCGCCGAGCTGCGCCGGGCCGAACCGGTCCGCTGGATCCCCCAGCCGTCCAACCTCGCCGGTTTCCAGGACGAGGGGTACTGGGCCGTCACCCGGCACGCGGACGTCAAGTACGTCTCCACGCACCCCGAGCTCTACTCCTCCTACCTCAACACCGCGATCATCCGCTTCAACGAGCACATCGAGCGGGACGCGATCGACGCCCAGCGCCTGATCCTGCTCAACATGGATCCGCCGGAGCACACCCGGGTCCGCCAGATCGTCCAGCGGGTCTTCACGCCACGCGCGATACGGGCGTTGGAGGACCGGCTGAGGGCGAGGGCGGGCTCCATCGTGGCGGAGGCCCGCGCCCACCCCGGCCCCTTCGACTTCGTCACCTCCGTCGCCTGCGAACTGCCCCTCCAGGCCATCGCCGAGCTGATCGGCATCCCGCAGGACGACCGGGCCAAGATCTTCGACTGGTCCAACAAGATGATCTCGTACGACGATCCGGAGTACGCGATCACCGAGGAGGTCGGCGCCCAGTCGGCCACCGAACTCATCGCGTACGCCATGAACATGGCCGCCGATCGCAAGGAGTGCCCGGCCAAGGACATCGTGACCACGCTGGTGTCGGCGGAGGACGAAGGCAACCTCCGCTCCGACGAGTTCGGCTTCTTCGTGCTGATGCTGGCGGTGGCGGGAAATGAGACGACGCGCAACGCCATCACCCATGGCATGCACGCGTTCCTGACCCACCCCGACCAGTGGGACCTCTACAAGGCGGAACGTCCCGCGACGGCCGCGGAGGAGATCGTCCGCTGGGCGACCCCGGTCAACTCCTTCCAGCGCACGGCCACCCAGGACACGGAGCTGGGCGGCAAGCAGATCAAGAAGGGCGACCGGGTCGGCATCTTCTACGCCTCGGCCAATCATGACCCCGAGGTCTTCGACAACCCCGACACCTTCGACATCACCCGCGATCCGAACCCGCACCTCGGCTTCGGCGGGGGAGGCCCGCACTACTGCCTGGGCAAGTCCCTGGCCGTCCTGGAGATCGACCTGATCTTCAACGCGATCGCCGACGCGATGCCGGACCTGCGACTGGTGGGCGACCCGCGGCGGCTGCGCTCGGCGTGGATCAACGGTGTGAAGGAACTCCAGGTGAGCCTGGCCTGA
- a CDS encoding helix-turn-helix transcriptional regulator has product MTHINVLDPGASPLDYYGFELRRHREVAGLTQRQLGDILNYTGSMVGQIETARKLPTPEFSQRADAALETGGLLYRLVDLVLRSQLPAWFQQVAELEVRATEIGTFQTHMVHGLLQTEAYARAVLSVLDETNLDDRTAVRLARQRIFEKEEAPVFWMIVSEAALYQEIGGREVMRNQLAHLLGFESNPRINVQVLPFSAGAHAGLQGSFNLYRFPSDPTIVYTEGYGSGHPTANPDTVKDCSLRYDHLQAAALSLRDSADLMRRVMEERYGEQRDSDGHPVA; this is encoded by the coding sequence GTGACGCACATCAACGTTCTGGATCCGGGAGCCTCGCCGCTCGACTACTACGGCTTCGAGCTGCGCCGCCACCGAGAGGTCGCCGGCCTGACGCAACGCCAGCTCGGCGACATCCTCAACTACACCGGCTCGATGGTCGGCCAGATCGAAACGGCCCGGAAGCTGCCGACGCCGGAGTTCAGCCAGCGGGCGGATGCGGCGCTGGAGACGGGCGGGTTGCTGTACCGGCTGGTTGATCTGGTGCTGCGTAGTCAACTTCCGGCCTGGTTTCAACAGGTGGCGGAACTCGAAGTACGGGCCACGGAGATCGGCACCTTCCAGACGCACATGGTCCACGGCCTCCTCCAGACCGAGGCATACGCCCGTGCCGTCCTCAGCGTGCTGGACGAGACCAACCTCGATGACCGCACCGCCGTGCGACTGGCTCGTCAGCGCATCTTCGAGAAGGAGGAAGCGCCGGTCTTCTGGATGATCGTCAGCGAGGCTGCGCTGTACCAGGAGATCGGTGGCCGTGAGGTCATGCGGAACCAACTCGCGCATCTGTTGGGCTTCGAGAGCAATCCGCGGATCAATGTGCAGGTGTTGCCGTTCTCGGCGGGTGCGCATGCAGGGCTGCAAGGCTCATTCAACCTCTACCGCTTTCCCAGCGACCCGACCATCGTCTACACGGAGGGCTACGGCAGCGGGCACCCCACCGCCAACCCGGACACCGTCAAAGACTGCTCGCTCCGTTACGATCATCTTCAAGCCGCCGCGCTCTCCCTCAGGGATTCGGCGGACCTGATGCGGCGGGTAATGGAGGAACGCTATGGCGAGCAACGCGATTCCGACGGGCATCCAGTGGCGTAA
- a CDS encoding steroid 3-ketoacyl-CoA thiolase, giving the protein MAAEPVIVEAVRTPIGKRGGALANLHPAYLLGETYRELLGRTGIPADCVEQIAGGTVTHAGEQSMNPARTAWLTMGLPYETAATTVDCQCGSSQQASHMVANMVAAGVIDVGISCGVEAMSRVPLGSGSKHGPGKPFPEEWNVDLPNQFEAAERIARHRGLTRENVDSLGLISQERAANAWAEERFKKETFAVQVPTTEDEQRAGQGMWRLVDKDEGLRDTSMEALAGLKPIMPTAVHTAGNSSQISDGSAAIMWASKRMARALKLRPRARIVAQALVGANPHFHLDGPIDATRAVLGKAGMTLKDIDIVEINEAFASVVLSWAQVFDQDLAKVNVNGGAIALGHPVGATGARLITTALHELERADKEFALITMCAGGALSTGTIIQRL; this is encoded by the coding sequence ATGGCCGCGGAACCCGTGATCGTCGAAGCCGTACGCACCCCCATCGGCAAGCGCGGCGGTGCGCTCGCCAACCTCCACCCCGCCTACCTCCTGGGCGAGACCTACCGTGAACTCCTCGGCCGCACCGGCATCCCCGCCGACTGCGTCGAGCAGATCGCCGGTGGCACCGTCACCCACGCCGGCGAGCAGTCCATGAACCCCGCGCGGACCGCGTGGCTGACCATGGGCCTGCCGTACGAGACGGCCGCCACGACCGTCGACTGCCAGTGCGGCTCCTCCCAGCAGGCCTCCCACATGGTGGCCAACATGGTCGCCGCGGGCGTCATCGACGTCGGCATCAGCTGCGGCGTCGAGGCCATGTCGCGTGTGCCGCTGGGGTCGGGGTCCAAGCACGGGCCCGGGAAGCCGTTCCCCGAGGAATGGAACGTCGACCTGCCCAATCAGTTCGAGGCGGCGGAGCGGATCGCGCGCCATCGTGGGCTGACGAGGGAGAACGTCGACTCGCTCGGGCTCATCTCCCAGGAGCGGGCCGCCAACGCCTGGGCCGAGGAGCGGTTCAAGAAGGAGACCTTCGCCGTCCAGGTGCCGACCACCGAGGACGAGCAGCGGGCCGGACAGGGCATGTGGCGGCTCGTGGACAAGGACGAAGGGCTGCGCGACACGTCCATGGAGGCGCTGGCCGGGCTGAAGCCGATCATGCCTACGGCCGTCCATACGGCGGGCAACTCGTCGCAGATCTCGGACGGTTCGGCCGCCATCATGTGGGCGTCGAAGCGGATGGCGCGGGCGCTGAAACTCCGCCCCCGGGCCCGGATCGTCGCCCAGGCCCTCGTCGGCGCCAACCCTCACTTCCACCTCGACGGACCGATCGACGCGACGCGTGCGGTGCTGGGCAAGGCGGGCATGACGCTGAAGGACATCGACATCGTCGAGATCAACGAGGCGTTCGCGTCCGTAGTGCTGAGCTGGGCCCAGGTCTTCGATCAGGACCTGGCGAAGGTCAACGTCAATGGCGGTGCGATCGCGCTCGGGCATCCGGTGGGCGCGACAGGGGCCCGCCTGATCACCACCGCGCTGCATGAACTGGAGCGGGCGGACAAGGAGTTCGCGCTCATCACCATGTGCGCGGGTGGCGCGCTGTCCACCGGCACGATCATTCAGCGGCTGTAA
- a CDS encoding DUF397 domain-containing protein — MASNAIPTGIQWRKSSYSGDQGGDCVECAPLGPLAWCKSTYSGDQGGQCVEIAEAPCATIAIRDSKNPAGPMLTLDPAAFTTFLSWTAAAD, encoded by the coding sequence ATGGCGAGCAACGCGATTCCGACGGGCATCCAGTGGCGTAAGTCCAGCTACAGCGGCGACCAGGGCGGCGATTGCGTCGAATGCGCGCCGCTCGGGCCCCTGGCCTGGTGCAAGTCGACGTACAGCGGTGACCAGGGCGGCCAGTGCGTCGAGATCGCCGAAGCCCCCTGCGCCACCATCGCCATCCGCGACTCCAAGAACCCGGCGGGACCGATGCTCACCCTCGATCCCGCCGCGTTCACCACCTTCCTCTCCTGGACCGCAGCCGCCGACTGA
- a CDS encoding ATP-binding protein: protein MNEPIQYAMRLTVGAHSARHIRRIVRSLLHEWEMAELSDAAELAVTELVANVVRHVPDRRCQLVVLRQAGAGVRVEVSDGCSRLLSLRSELPPEAEGGRGLVLLDAVVDKWGVDRRADGGKTVWFECRNPSG from the coding sequence GTGAACGAACCAATCCAGTACGCCATGCGCCTCACCGTCGGCGCACACTCGGCTCGCCACATCCGCCGTATCGTCCGCTCGCTGCTGCACGAGTGGGAGATGGCGGAGCTGTCCGACGCAGCCGAACTGGCCGTGACCGAGCTGGTCGCCAACGTCGTACGGCATGTTCCGGACCGGCGATGCCAGCTGGTGGTGCTGCGGCAGGCGGGGGCCGGAGTGCGGGTGGAGGTGTCCGACGGGTGCTCCCGACTGCTTTCCCTGCGGAGTGAGCTGCCGCCGGAGGCGGAGGGCGGGCGCGGGCTGGTGCTGCTGGATGCGGTGGTCGACAAGTGGGGGGTGGACCGGCGAGCGGACGGCGGCAAGACCGTGTGGTTCGAGTGCCGTAACCCGAGCGGATGA